The following nucleotide sequence is from Candidatus Hydrogenedentota bacterium.
CGTGCTGGGCGTGCTGGCAAACCCGGTGCGCGTCGCCGCCGACCGCTAAGCCGGCCCGTTATTGCGCGTTGGCCTTGCGGAGCCGGTGGCTGAGGGCGATGATGATGTTCACGAGGATCTGGCAGGAAACCTCCCCGCCGAAGGTGTTCATGATGTCGTCCATCGTCAGGGAGAGCACCGCCACGTCGCTGACGGCCCGGGCGTCCGCCGTGCGCGCCGACTGGGTGACCAGGGCCATTTCCCCGAACATCTCCCCCTGCTCCATCGTGGCCAGGATGCGGTCGCCGTCCACGATGGCCACCGCCCCGCTGAGGATGACGTACATGGTGTCCCCGTGGGAGCCCTTGGCGAAAATGCAGGCGCCCTCGGAGAACTCCTCCGTCCGGCCCTTGGCGAAAACGCGGGCCACGTTCTCCGGGGAAATCCCCCGGAAAAGGTCCATGCGGCGGGCCAGAATGCCGTAGGTGTTGCGCATGCTGTCCATCATGACGTTGGTCATGGTGACCGCCACATCCTCCGGCGTCGTCCGCACCTGCTTCCCGTCGTCTGAAGTCCTCGCGGAATCCGGCGCCGCGAGCAGGTCCTCCACCCCCAGATCCTCGTCGCTCTCAACGGGGGTCATCTCGAAAACGGTCTGCAACAGCGCTTCGTCGGCATCGGAAAGCGTCTGGTGCGCCTTTTCCTGCCCCTTCTGGGAGAAAGACGGGGAGGACGGCGCGGGGGGGAGGGGACCCGTGTAGACCAGGGGCGCCGGGGCGGACGCGGAACGGGAAACACCGGACGAAGGGTACGCGCCGGAGGGGCCCGGGGCGGCGGCGGGCGGGACGGAGACGGAGACGAAGCGCCGGATGACCGTCTCGAAATGGCGGCTGGCGCACAGGATCGGTTTCACCCGCAGTCCCGGGCAGTGCCCGCGGATCGCATCCAGGGCCGCCGCGTCAAGCGGGTTGACCATGGCAATGGTCAGGTTCTTGCCCATCCGGTCTATGGGAAGCACATGGTGCTTCACGCAGACGTCCCGGGGAATCAGCGAAAAGAGAGATTCGTCTATCAGGTAGTCCAGCAGGCTGAGATGGGGAATCTTGCAGTACTTCGCGAGAAAGGTCAGCAGCGCCTCCTCGTCGAGCAGCCCCTCCTCCACCAGAATGTCCCCGATGAACACGCCGGTCTCCGCGACGCGCTGGAGGGCGCGCTGCATGTCCGCCGGGTTCACCTTTCCCTGGGCAAGCAGCGCCTGGGGAAGGGATTCGGCGCCCTCTGACGTGTTCCCGCCCTCCTCAGACGGGGGCGGCTGTGACCGCAGTGGACGGACGGAAGGCTGGGGGCCGGACCCCGCCGGACCGGACACGGCCCCCGCGGGCGGGCGATTCGTTCCCAGAGACGGCGCAGTCCGGTCTTCCTTGTCTTTCCGGCCCCAAAACATTGAACACACCCTTTCGACGTGCCTGCCGGGACACAAATGCCCGCTCCCCTCATCTTATCACTTTTCGCCCTTTCCCCGCCATCGCCGTTTGCATGGCGCCGTGCGCCCCGGTATGATCGCAGGGGAGACTTTTCATGCGGCACCTTCCCCTCCTTCCAACGCTTCTGTT
It contains:
- a CDS encoding cyclic nucleotide-binding domain-containing protein, with amino-acid sequence MNPADMQRALQRVAETGVFIGDILVEEGLLDEEALLTFLAKYCKIPHLSLLDYLIDESLFSLIPRDVCVKHHVLPIDRMGKNLTIAMVNPLDAAALDAIRGHCPGLRVKPILCASRHFETVIRRFVSVSVPPAAAPGPSGAYPSSGVSRSASAPAPLVYTGPLPPAPSSPSFSQKGQEKAHQTLSDADEALLQTVFEMTPVESDEDLGVEDLLAAPDSARTSDDGKQVRTTPEDVAVTMTNVMMDSMRNTYGILARRMDLFRGISPENVARVFAKGRTEEFSEGACIFAKGSHGDTMYVILSGAVAIVDGDRILATMEQGEMFGEMALVTQSARTADARAVSDVAVLSLTMDDIMNTFGGEVSCQILVNIIIALSHRLRKANAQ